The following are from one region of the Marinomonas sp. CT5 genome:
- a CDS encoding LysR family transcriptional regulator, translating into MNSQLPEGIKEFLAVVEAHSFTKAAEQLNISRARMSQIISRLEKNLGVQLLHRSTRSLSLSPAGETFYQLSRQGMNQLEYAISSAQNAHSSIGGQIRVNSVGGLFGEAILAPILIDFMNKNPKIEIDLSFSSTREDLIESQYDLVIRMGALSNSNLIGRKLTSYKNYLVASPAYIETMPTLVSPKDLLDHSLINGSVKRWSFSHINGEEKYELPVHGKLKCTNGHVVKKATLEGTGISRQPAYYVENEIRSHHLIELLPDWRLPNSDVTLLYPQSRNISLRVKALVQYLMSAFTI; encoded by the coding sequence ATGAACTCTCAGTTACCTGAAGGCATAAAAGAATTTCTTGCTGTCGTCGAAGCACATAGCTTTACCAAGGCCGCCGAGCAACTCAACATTTCAAGAGCCAGAATGTCACAAATTATCAGTCGACTAGAGAAAAATTTAGGCGTCCAGTTATTGCATCGGTCAACACGTTCATTGTCACTGTCTCCCGCTGGTGAAACTTTTTACCAGCTCTCACGCCAAGGAATGAATCAACTAGAGTATGCCATTTCATCCGCGCAGAATGCCCACTCAAGTATTGGGGGTCAAATTCGAGTAAATTCTGTGGGTGGACTTTTTGGTGAAGCGATACTGGCTCCAATTCTGATCGATTTCATGAACAAAAACCCGAAAATAGAGATAGACCTCAGCTTTTCAAGCACAAGAGAAGACTTGATTGAATCCCAATATGACCTAGTCATCCGTATGGGAGCGTTAAGTAACTCTAATTTGATTGGCCGAAAACTCACCAGCTACAAGAATTATCTTGTTGCCAGTCCAGCCTATATTGAAACCATGCCTACACTCGTAAGCCCAAAAGACTTGTTGGACCACTCATTAATCAATGGTTCGGTCAAAAGGTGGTCATTCTCTCATATCAACGGCGAGGAAAAGTACGAGCTTCCTGTTCATGGAAAGCTTAAATGCACCAATGGGCACGTAGTCAAAAAAGCGACGTTGGAAGGAACTGGAATTTCAAGGCAACCAGCCTACTATGTTGAAAACGAAATACGCTCTCATCATCTAATTGAATTATTACCAGATTGGCGGCTCCCAAATTCTGATGTCACGTTACTGTATCCACAATCAAGAAACATCAGCCTAAGAGTAAAAGCATTGGTGCAATACTTAATGAGCGCCTTTACTATTTAA